Genomic window (Chryseobacterium sp. H1D6B):
TAAGACCAGTAATTTCTTTTGTATTCATCTTAAATTTTTTTTCATTTTTCATAAGATTGAATGATAGATTGTAATACAAAAAGCTGTCGAGATATTGGTATGAAATAGATATACCGGTCTCTTTTTATATTTTTTTCAGCGTATCCTTCAGCTCTGTGGCACAAGGGAATTCATCTTTGGTATATCGTTCCAGTTTTGTAGATATATTTTTCCATCCGCTAAGTACCATACTCATATAGTGTACCCAGTTGACAACAGCGTCCTGCCATATTCCAAAATCAGGCAGAGAAGCCTGTAGTTCTACGAATTCTTTAAGGTCTTCATTATGAAGTCTAAGATCTTCCAGACATGCTTCTTTCAGAGACATCTGGCGTTCGTGTTGAATCACCTTTACAATATTGTAGTAAATGCTGTCGGTAGCCTCATCTTTCAGTACCGATTGTACTTCATTGAAAAAAGTAACCAGGTGGCAGGCAAGTGTCTGCAGACGGATAATTACTGGATGTTCGTGGATTTCCTGCGGAAGAATAATGCCGGTTTCCAATTCTGTAAGCTGCAGGAAGGGATAAAGACAGATTGACTTTTCTCGCAGGGCAATGCATTCAGCCACACTTGGATACGCTTTATTTTTCTTGTACTTTAATTCAGCTTCTAATCCTGTAAAATATCTGCTGATCATTTGGGTAAAACGGGAAACGGATTCCTGTGGAATAAACTGTAAAAGTTCTTCTCTTAAAGTAGCCAGCATGGCTCCTAGCGGTATTCCGGAATCTTCAGCACTTATTTCGCCCTTCAATACAGCAATCGATTGGGCGTGAATGTATCCAATATCATTAGGATTGCTTTCTTCATAAAGATCATCATTATACAGGGTCCACAGCATCAGCCTGCAGATAGGTTTAAACCTTTCCGGGGATGCAGTAGGAAACCATTGAGCCGCAATATGGGCTGTTTTAGTTTTTTTATACTTTTTACGGAGATCAGGATTCTGCTCATAAAGCCAAAGGTATTCCCCGTCTATCCATTGACTTTCAGTGAGTTGTTGTAATTGTTCGGCATTGGGATTTTTTAATGTCGGAAACGGATACCTGAACTGTTTACGGAGAAGCTCAAGGGTGTTAAAATTTTCATTGTTCATAGTTGTGATAGTTTTGGACTAATATAAATTATATTTAGTGATAATGTTATTTTATTTCACTTAATGTTGAATTTTATAATTGTAATTAGCTAAATATTATAGTGTTAATCGTGTTTTACCGATGAAAAAAATATTTATTTATACAGATGTGTCAGGGTGTTTTGAGTTGTTTTGAGTGATTTTGAGTGATTTTAAGGTTGTTTTTTGTTATATATTTTTGACAAAAAAGATCATCAAAATGTGAAATTCATCAGGGGATTTGTAAAAATGTGAAATAGCTAATTATAAATAATAGGCTTCCTGCCGGCTGAAACTATTATTCTTTAGTTACTCTTTCTTGAAATATTTTTAGATCATGAGAAGGATAGCAGTACTTGATAAGTGATTATTGCTGTTCTATTTTACATTCCTGCATTTATCTGCACTCTAAAATTGGAAGGGCTCATTGAGTTTCCTGTGAAATTTAAGAGGAAATCCTTAATTTTGAAAAATAAAAATTTAGAAACAATTGAAGATTAATTTTAAACACGCGTTATCTCAAAAATCTATTTATATAGCTGCTTTGTCCGCCTGTTTAATTTCGGTTGCGGCATTTGCTGTTCTGAGTTTTTTAATCACTCGTGACAGCCGAAAAAATAATGAAGAATTTGCACGGAAAATCTTTTTTCGTCAGTATGAAACTACAGAAAAAGAGTTTAGGAATATAGAAGATTATCAATACCTGCTTAGAGCTCTGGTTCAGAAAGATGGTTTGAAAAATTATAAAGATTATTCTTCCGTTTTAAATGAGGTCAACAAAAAACGCAAATTAGTCCCTTACAGCTGGTATTATTACTATAATGACAGTCCTGGGAGTGTCAGCAGCAATAATATTTTATCGGATATTCTCAAAAATAAAGAAAAAGTAGAAAAATCTGTTGAGATAAAAAATACAAGACCCGGAAATTTCACTAACTATTTAATTACCCATAAAGACAGTATTTATTGGCTGAGCTATGACTCTCTTGTTCTTTCCAATAAGAAAATGCTTTATTACGGATCTGCCGTTAGTCTGGACAACCTTCATGAATATTTTACGAATATTGAAAAAAGCCCTAACCATTATACCTATGTTTTCACGAAAGAGGGGATCTGTATTACCCATCCTGAAAAGAAATATTTAGGAAAGAATATTTTTGATTTTACAGATATTAAGCCGCAGGATACTCTGGCTGGTAAAACTGAATCAGGGTACACGGAAAGAAATACGATCTCTGAGTATCTGGGGCTTGAAGTGATCCGGTTTATAAAGCCCTTAAAAACAGATAACTTTGAAGGATACGCCGTTGTTAATTATGTCAATTTTCTTATCGATGAAAATGTAAATCAAACAAAAACGTATACGATTTATATTTTTCTGGCGGCATTAGTCCTTATTGTGACTGTTTTTATTTTGTTTTACAGATCGACCAATATTGCTTATCGGGAAAAAGAAAAAATAGAATCCGAAAAAAACCTGCTGCTTATTGAAAATGAAAAAATGTATAGAGCAGAAGTGCTGAACCAGCTTCAGCAGCTTAAAAATAACATCAATCCGCATTTTCTTTTTAATTCGCTGAATTCTCTTTATATGTTGATAGGCCTCGACAGAGAAAATGCACAGAAGTTTACGATGAATCTTTCAAAGATTTACAGATACCTTATCGTTCCTCCAAAAGAAAATATTGTTCCTGTTTCGCAGGAAATTAGTTTTATTAAACAGTATATGGATCTTTTAAAAAGCAGATTTGATGAAGAAATCAGCTTTGAATTGATTATTAATGATGAAGAAAGTTTAGAAAAGCGGATTCCCTATTTATCGCTCCAGCTTGTAACAGAAAATGCAATAAAACATAATATTGCAACGATAGACCATCCGTTAGCCATCATAATTTCCGTTGAGAAAGGTGGAGTTATTGTAAGAAACACCTGGCAGCCAAAGAAGGAAGCAGTGCCAAGTGAAAGGTTTGGGTTGGATTATTTAACTCAGATATATGGGTATTTTAAGAATAATAATCTAAAATTATCTGTAGAAAATGGATTTTTTATCTGCTTTCTTCCTTTGGTAGAGTAGAGGTCTAAAATCCATTCACTCCAATAATTCACCCTTTCACTCCCTATTAATATAGATATAGTTTCTTAGGTTATAGTTTTGCCGGCTGAAACCAAGATATCTCATATTGGGCATGAATTGTACTATTTTAATGAAGAATTACAGGCTTGTACTGTATCTGGGGCTTGCTATGGCCTCTCCGGCAGCATTGGCGCAGAAAAAAGATACTGTAAAAACCGATAAAGAAAAATCTGCTAAAACAGATGCTTCCTCAAAAAAAACTAAAAAAATTGAAGATCTGATCAAAAAAGGGACTTATAAAAAAGGTCTTTTTAATACGATCCAGGTAAAAACGGATATTTATTTTGAAATTCCGGACAGTTTAATGGGGCGTCAGTTTTTGGTAGTCAACAAACTATCCCAAGTTCCCATGCAGGTCAATGAGGCGGGTTTGAATAAAGGGATGAACTATGAAAATAAAGTCATTTCTTTTCACCGTGATCAGGCAGCCAAAAAAGTGTGGGTTAAAACTGTGATACCACAAGTTTCATCCCCTAAAAATGATGTCATTACAAGATCTGTTAAAGATAATTTTTCAGAATCAGTGATTGAAGTTTTTGATATTGAGGCACAAAACAGTGATTCTACCTCTGTAGCGGTTAAAGTAAATAAAGTTTTTGACGGAAATCAAAAAAGTTTTAACGACGTTTTAGCCAATGTTGGTCTTGGAGGATCAGTAAAATCAAATCTTTCTTATATCGAGAACGTAAAAACATTTCCTCAGAATCTTGTGGTTAAATCTCAATTGACTACCACAGTAAATGAAGGAGGTGTTGATCTGCCTGTAACGCTTGGTGTTACGAGTAATATTGTCCTGCTTTCTAAAGTACCGATGAATTCAAGAAATGACGATCCAAGAGTTGGCTTTTTCAGTGAAAAGCATTGGTCATTCAGCGACCGCCAGCAGAGAATGGATGAAAAACGTTTTATTACAAGATGGCGTTTAGAACCTAAAGATGAAGATAAAGAAAAATATCTGAGAGGAGAACTGGTAGAACCTAAAAAACCTATTATCTATTATATCGATCCTGCAACACCCATCCAATGGCGTGAAAAAATCATAGCAGGAGTTTACGATTGGCAGGCTGCTTTTGAAAAGGCTGGTTTTAAAAATGCCGTTATCGCAAAAATGCCGGATGAAAATGACAAGGATTTCGATATTGATGATGTACGGTATTCGGTGATTACGTATGCCGCTTCACCAAAATCAAATGCGATGGGGCCTTCAGTTGTAGATCCGAGAAGCGGTGAAATTATTGAGTCCGATATTATTTGGTGGCATAATGTGATGACTTCTCTTCAGGAATGGATGAGAATTCAGACCGGGCCTATAGATCCCAAAGCCAGAGGAAATGTATTCAGCGATGAGCATATGGGCGAGGCCGTCCGGTTTGTTTCTTCTCATGAAGTAGGACATACTTTTGGATTGAAACATAATATGGGAGCTTCTTATGCATTTCCTGTAGAGTCTCTGCGTTCAAAAGAATTTACAGATAAAATGGGCGGAACCGCACCTTCCATTATGGATTATGCGCGTTACAATTATGTAGCACAGCCGGAAGACGGCGTTACGGCTATTACTCCAAAAATAGGTATTTATGATAAATATGCTGTTGAATGGGGGTACCGCTGGTATCCTGATGCCGTGTCTGAGAAAAAAGCACTGAAAAATTTAATAGAAAAACACCAGGATGATCCTATGTATTTCTATGGTGAACAGCAGAGCTACTTAGAAACCATTGATCCCCGCTCGCAGTCTGAAGATTTAGGTGATGATGCTGTGAAGGCCAGCGAATATGGGCTTAAAAACTTAAAGATCGTTGTAGATAACCTTTTAAAATGGACCTATGAAGACGGCAGAGCTTACACAGATGCAGGAAAACTGTATTTGGGGGCAATAGGACAGTGGGACTTGTATACAGGCCACGTAATGGCGAATGTAGGAGGTATTTATTTGGATAATACTGTTTTTGGAAGTAAGAAGAAAGCCTATGAAGCGGTACCTGCTGCAGTCCAGAAAAGAGCGGTCGATTATCTTATTAACAATTCAATACATCTTCCGGAATGGTTGTTTTTTAATCCAATTACAGAGAAAACGTATCCTGTTAAAGATTCTCCGATGGGTCCGTTTGAACAGACTCCTTACAACTTAGCAAGAGGAATGCAGTATGGTAACCTGTATTCATTGTTTATGGACGACCGTCTGCTTAGAATGCTTGAAAATGAGTTGAAACATCAGGTTTCAGGTTCAAAAGAAGAAATATATACTGTAGAGAATTTATTTGAACAGGTTAGAGGCGCAGTTTTCAGTAAAAAAGGAAGCTTGACTATTCTTGAAAAGATGGCTCAGAAAAACTATGTGGATGCCTTGATTGTTTCTGTTAATAAATTATTTGAAAAGACAGCTGTAAAAGCCATTAAAACAGATCAGACATTGAATATTCCGATGATCTGCAATTTTCAGGAAGAAGCTCAAAGTCTTCGAAATATTAATTATTCATCAATGAAAAGGGTATCTGAAGTGACAACTTACAAAAGAGCCGAACTGCAGAAAGTGTTGAATGTATTGAATAAAAGTAAAAATAAAGGTGATGATGCTTCGAGAGCTCATTGTGCTGACTTAATCATCCGTATTAAAGAGGCTTTAAACAAATAATTGGTATGAAAAAAACATTTATACTTTTACCTCTTTTGGCTGCCAATATTGCGTTGGCCCAAGAAAAGAAAACAATCACAGGAAAAGTGGAGGACGGCGATACTTCAAAAGTAATGGCAGGAGCATCCATAAAAATTGAAACACAGTCTGTTTCTACAAAAACCAGCCAGAAAGGAATTATTGAAAGCGTTTCAATCGGTACGGTAACGGATAAAAACGGGAAGTTCATCTTAGAAATTCCTGCAGATACTAAATCTGTACTTGTCAGCTATCTCGGATATGAATCCAGAGTAATTCAGGTTGAAGAAGGGAAGAGCAGCTACAACATAACACTGATCCCTGTTTTCGGATCAGATATTCCAGAAAAAAATAAAATCCAGGAAGTCATCATTACCGGATATCAGAAAATTGAAAAACGAAAGCAGACCTCTGCGGTCTCAACGGTTAAGATGGATGATATTAACCAGTCAGGCGTTGCAAGTGTAGACCAGATGCTGGCGGGACAGATTGCCGGAGTAGCAGTGACACCCGAAACAGGAGCGCCAGGAAGTCCTGCAAAAATTAGAATACGGGGAACTGCTTCTCTCTCAGGTCCTCAGGATCCGCTATGGGTGGTTGACGGTCTTCCGTTAGAGGGAAATGATGTGCCTAATTTCAGTGATAAAGATAATATCGACCAGCTTCAGAATTTTTCTATTGCAGGACTTAATCCTAATGATATAGAAGATATTACTATTTTGAAAGATGCAGCCGCTACAGCCATTTACGGAGCAAGAGCGGCTAACGGGGTAATTTCTATTACGACCAAAAAAGGAAAAAAAGGAAGTTTAAGACTCAATTTTTCGGCAGATACTTTTGTGACAGCCCGTCCTGATTTCAGCAGGCTTAATCTGTTAAATGCCTCTGAAAAAGTTGATCTAGAACTGATGCTGGCCAACCGTACCGACTTAACGTACCGTACTGATAAAGGAGAGGTCATGAGAATTTTAACCAAAAACGGGCAGCTTGATGCTTACAGAAACGGAGGTTTAGATGCATTAAATATGTTGACGCGCCAGCAGATTGACGGGTTAAGAAACAGCAATACAGACTGGGGAAAACTGCTGTATAGAAATGCGATTAATAAACAGTATGGAGTAAGCATTTCCGGAGGTGCAGACCGTTCAGATTATTATTTCTCATTAGGGTATTATGATGAAGAGGGAACCACCATCGGTACAGGGTTCGAGCGTTATAACCTGACGCTGAAAAACAATTATAAAATAAGTGATAAGCTTACTTTTGGAGTGTCTGTTTTCGGAACACAAAGTGAGAGAACATCATTTGTTACGGATGCTGATGCTTCCATAAGTCCGATCAATTATTCAAGAAATGCCAATCCTTATCTGAGCCCTTTCAATGCAGACGGCAGCTACAGGTATGACCAGGATATAGACGGTTTTGAAAACAGATATATCCCTTTCAACTTTTTAGAAGAAAGAGAAAATACAAGTTATACGCTGAAAAATCAATCTTTAAAAGCCATTTTTGATTTAG
Coding sequences:
- a CDS encoding terpene synthase, giving the protein MNNENFNTLELLRKQFRYPFPTLKNPNAEQLQQLTESQWIDGEYLWLYEQNPDLRKKYKKTKTAHIAAQWFPTASPERFKPICRLMLWTLYNDDLYEESNPNDIGYIHAQSIAVLKGEISAEDSGIPLGAMLATLREELLQFIPQESVSRFTQMISRYFTGLEAELKYKKNKAYPSVAECIALREKSICLYPFLQLTELETGIILPQEIHEHPVIIRLQTLACHLVTFFNEVQSVLKDEATDSIYYNIVKVIQHERQMSLKEACLEDLRLHNEDLKEFVELQASLPDFGIWQDAVVNWVHYMSMVLSGWKNISTKLERYTKDEFPCATELKDTLKKI
- a CDS encoding histidine kinase: MKINFKHALSQKSIYIAALSACLISVAAFAVLSFLITRDSRKNNEEFARKIFFRQYETTEKEFRNIEDYQYLLRALVQKDGLKNYKDYSSVLNEVNKKRKLVPYSWYYYYNDSPGSVSSNNILSDILKNKEKVEKSVEIKNTRPGNFTNYLITHKDSIYWLSYDSLVLSNKKMLYYGSAVSLDNLHEYFTNIEKSPNHYTYVFTKEGICITHPEKKYLGKNIFDFTDIKPQDTLAGKTESGYTERNTISEYLGLEVIRFIKPLKTDNFEGYAVVNYVNFLIDENVNQTKTYTIYIFLAALVLIVTVFILFYRSTNIAYREKEKIESEKNLLLIENEKMYRAEVLNQLQQLKNNINPHFLFNSLNSLYMLIGLDRENAQKFTMNLSKIYRYLIVPPKENIVPVSQEISFIKQYMDLLKSRFDEEISFELIINDEESLEKRIPYLSLQLVTENAIKHNIATIDHPLAIIISVEKGGVIVRNTWQPKKEAVPSERFGLDYLTQIYGYFKNNNLKLSVENGFFICFLPLVE
- a CDS encoding zinc-dependent metalloprotease — encoded protein: MKNYRLVLYLGLAMASPAALAQKKDTVKTDKEKSAKTDASSKKTKKIEDLIKKGTYKKGLFNTIQVKTDIYFEIPDSLMGRQFLVVNKLSQVPMQVNEAGLNKGMNYENKVISFHRDQAAKKVWVKTVIPQVSSPKNDVITRSVKDNFSESVIEVFDIEAQNSDSTSVAVKVNKVFDGNQKSFNDVLANVGLGGSVKSNLSYIENVKTFPQNLVVKSQLTTTVNEGGVDLPVTLGVTSNIVLLSKVPMNSRNDDPRVGFFSEKHWSFSDRQQRMDEKRFITRWRLEPKDEDKEKYLRGELVEPKKPIIYYIDPATPIQWREKIIAGVYDWQAAFEKAGFKNAVIAKMPDENDKDFDIDDVRYSVITYAASPKSNAMGPSVVDPRSGEIIESDIIWWHNVMTSLQEWMRIQTGPIDPKARGNVFSDEHMGEAVRFVSSHEVGHTFGLKHNMGASYAFPVESLRSKEFTDKMGGTAPSIMDYARYNYVAQPEDGVTAITPKIGIYDKYAVEWGYRWYPDAVSEKKALKNLIEKHQDDPMYFYGEQQSYLETIDPRSQSEDLGDDAVKASEYGLKNLKIVVDNLLKWTYEDGRAYTDAGKLYLGAIGQWDLYTGHVMANVGGIYLDNTVFGSKKKAYEAVPAAVQKRAVDYLINNSIHLPEWLFFNPITEKTYPVKDSPMGPFEQTPYNLARGMQYGNLYSLFMDDRLLRMLENELKHQVSGSKEEIYTVENLFEQVRGAVFSKKGSLTILEKMAQKNYVDALIVSVNKLFEKTAVKAIKTDQTLNIPMICNFQEEAQSLRNINYSSMKRVSEVTTYKRAELQKVLNVLNKSKNKGDDASRAHCADLIIRIKEALNK